The following coding sequences are from one Eublepharis macularius isolate TG4126 chromosome 19, MPM_Emac_v1.0, whole genome shotgun sequence window:
- the PGLYRP2 gene encoding N-acetylmuramoyl-L-alanine amidase, with the protein MAGEILVQGWAVPEKNNTRSLKSRGQPVSVAAHLFSAGRSCPLTPLRDSHRLLFSPRTRMFLTWLPLVPVLLCASLETGANADDLPFRMDSVIGILEDMESHHSESLDLPAIEFFQEVGCQNQFCQLSPVPVIPAPLTLSYLSEKQRSFLERLADHKPEGSWTESGVVLTADGTTVSLRPLFGGIVGGLKRRQEVAVNATPWLTDPLNGTDLQPCPALDPLLATLAESLAVALSLFHTEQSPAFLGPDGCWDSLSAPHEFTLSSQPSPLPDAFINGAMDGLILGTYVAESSGLPPNISTLLSEYYAREGLAGGNQTRSNFRRKNFAALVSEEKLREQLENAFCFLQSLPGSHLLPKGIKDKELSSLVSQAVEEFMALYVECPAIIPRCMWEAKPYKGTPAQLQLPLGFVYIHHTYRPGKPCRTFPECAADMRSMQRFHQVVRGWSDIGYSFVVGGDGYIYQGRGWHWVGAHTLGHNSKGYGVSYIGDYMEALPDPFALELVKDNFMQCAVRGSRLKANYTVYGHRQLVPTQCPGDRLFQEIKTWQHFKVRCFMKEGVRHCIYCPLAPLWDSHRLLFSPRTRMFLTWLPLVPVLLCASLETGANADDLPFRMDSVIGILEDMESHHSGSLDLPAIEFFQELGCQNQFCQLSPMPVIPAPLSLSYLSEKQRSFLERLASHKPEGSWTESGVVLTADGTTVSLRPLFGGIVGGLKRRQEATVNATPWLTDPLNGTDLQPCPALDPLLATLAESLAVALSLFHTEQSPAFLGPDGCWDSLSAPHEFTLSSQPSPLPDAFINGAMDGLILGTYLAESSGLPPNISTLLSEYYAGEGLAGGNQTRSNFRRKNFAALVSEEKLREQLESALCLLQSLPGSHLLPKGIQDKELSSLVSQAVEEFMALYVECPAIIPRCMWEAKPYKGTPARLPLPLQFVYIHHTHTPGKPCRTFPECAADMRSMQRFHQVDRGWDDIGYSFVIGGDGYIYQGRGWHWVGAHTLGHNSKGYGVGYIGDYMEALPDPFALELVKDNFMQCAVRGSRLKANYTVYGHRQLVPTQCPGDRLFQEIKTWQHFKARCFVKEGIRHCV; encoded by the exons CTGCCCGCTGACTCCATTGCGGGACTCTCACAGGCTGCTTTTCTCCCCGAGGACAAGGATGTTCCTGACGTGGCTGCCACTCGTGCCCGTGCTTCTCTGTGCCTCTCTGGAGACAGGAGCCAATGCAG atgacCTCCCGTTCCGGATGGACTCTGTGATTGGAATTCTGGAAGACATGGAATCTCATCATAGTGAGAGCCTGGATTTGCCTGCAATAGAGTTCTTCCAAGAAGTGGGGTGCCAGAACCAGTTTTGCCAGCTCTCTCCCGTGCCAGTGATTCCGGCGCCTTTAACTTTGTCTTACCTGAGTGAGAAACAGAGATCGTTCCTCGAACGCCTGGCCGATCACAAGCCAGAGGGCTCCTGGACTGAATCTGGGGTAGTCTTGACTGCCGATGGGACCACGGTGTCACTTCGTCCTCTGTTTGGTGGAATAGTAGGTGGACTCAAGAGGAGGCAGGAGGTGGCTGTGAATGCCACACCTTGGCTCACGGATCCCTTGAACGGCACTGATCTACAGCCATGCCCCGCTCTGGACCCGCTCCTTGCCACACTGGCCGAGAGCCTCGCCgtggccctttccctctttcACACGGAACAGAGTCCAGCTTTCCTGGGTCCAGACGGCTGCTGGGACAGTCTCTCAGCCCCTCATGAATTCACCTTGTCAAGCCAGCCCTCCCCTCTGCCTGATGCTTTTATCAATGGCGCAATGGATGGACTGATCCTAGGTACGTACGTGGCCGAGAGCTCCGGCCTGCCACCCAACATCAGCACCCTGCTTAGTGAGTACTATGCCAGAGAGGGTCTGGCAGGGGGAAATCAGACCCGAAGCAACTTCCGGAGAAAAAACTTTGCGGCTCTGGTGAGTGAGGAGAAGCTCAGAGAACAGCTCGAGAACGCTTTTTGCTTCCTCCAGAGCCTGCCCGGCAGccatctcctccccaaaggcATCAAGGACAAGGAGCTGAGTTCTCTTGTAAGCCAGGCTGTAGAAGAATTCATGGCCTTATACGTAG AGTGCCCAGCTATCATTCCACGGTGTATGTGGGAGGCCAAGCCTTACAAAGGAACACCAGCTCAGCTTCAACTGCCCTTAGGATTTGTATACATCCACCATACCTATAGACCTGGAAAGCCGTGCCGAACGTTCCCAGAGTGTGCTGCTGACATGCGTTCCATGCAGCGCTTCCATCAGGTTGTCCGTGGCTGGAGTGACATTGGCTACAG CTTTGTCGTAGGAGGGGACGGATACATCTACCAGGGCCGGGGCTGGCACTGGGTAGGTGCTCATACCCTGGGACACAACAGCAAAGGTTACGGTGTCAGTTACATTGGGGATTACATGGAGGCCCTACCAGACCCCTTTGCTCTTGAGCTTGTGAAGGACAATTTCATGCAGTGTGCTGTGAGGGGCTCCCGGCTGAAAGCCAACTACACAGTCTATGGGCATCGGCAGTTGGTGCCCACCCAGTGCCCTGGAGACAGACTCTTCCAAGAGATCAAAACATGGCAACATTTCAAGGTGAGGTGCTTTATGAAGGAGGGCGTTCGCCACTGCATTTA CTGCCCACTGGCTCCATTGTGGGACTCTCACAGGCTGCTTTTCTCCCCGAGGACAAGGATGTTCCTGACGTGGCTGCCACTCGTGCCCGTGCTTCTCTGTGCCTCTCTGGAGACAGGAGCCAATGCAG ATGACCTCCCGTTCCGGATGGACTCTGTGATTGGAATTCTGGAAGACATGGAATCTCATCATAGTGGGAGCCTGGATTTGCCTGCAATAGAGTTCTTCCAAGAACTGGGGTGCCAGAACCAGTTTTGCCAGCTCTCTCCCATGCCAGTGATTCCGGCGCCTTTATCTTTGTCTTACCTAAGTGAGAAACAGAGATCGTTCCTCGAACGCCTGGCCAGTCACAAGCCAGAGGGCTCCTGGACTGAATCTGGGGTAGTCTTGACTGCCGATGGGACCACGGTGTCACTTCGTCCTCTGTTTGGTGGAATAGTAGGTGGACTCAAGAGGAGGCAGGAGGCGACTGTGAATGCCACACCTTGGCTCACGGATCCCTTGAACGGCACTGATCTACAGCCATGCCCCGCTCTGGACCCACTCCTTGCCACACTGGCCGAGAGCCTCGCCgtggccctttccctctttcACACGGAACAGAGTCCAGCTTTCCTGGGTCCAGACGGCTGCTGGGATAGTCTCTCAGCCCCTCATGAATTCACCTTGTCAAGCCAGCCCTCCCCTCTGCCTGATGCTTTTATCAATGGCGCAATGGATGGACTGATCCTAGGTACGTACTTGGCTGAGAGCTCCGGCCTGCCACCCAACATCAGCACCCTGCTTAGCGAGTACTATGCTGGAGAGGGCCTGGCAGGGGGAAATCAGACCCGAAGCAACTTCCGGAGAAAAAACTTTGCGGCTCTGGTGAGTGAGGAGAAGCTCAGAGAACAGCTCGAGAGCGCtctctgcctcctccagagcctgcCCGGCAGccatctcctccccaaaggcATCCAGGACAAGGAGCTGAGTTCTCTTGTAAGCCAGGCTGTAGAAGAATTCATGGCCTTATACGTAG AGTGCCCAGCTATCATTCCACGGTGCATGTGGGAGGCCAAGCCTTACAAAGGAACACCAGCTCGGCTTCCTCTGCCCTTGCAGTTTGTATACATCCACCATACCCACACTCCTGGAAAGCCGTGTCGAACCTTCCCAGAGTGCGCTGCCGACATGCGCTCCATGCAGCGCTTCCATCAGGTTGACCGTGGCTGGGATGACATCGGCTACAG CTTTGTCATCGGAGGGGACGGATACATCTACCAGGGCCGGGGCTGGCACTGGGTAGGTGCTCATACCCTGGGACACAACAGCAAAGGTTATGGCGTCGGTTACATTGGGGATTACATGGAGGCCCTACCAGACCCCTTTGCCCTTGAGCTCGTGAAGGACAATTTCATGCAGTGTGCTGTGAGGGGCTCCCGGCTGAAAGCCAACTACACAGTCTACGGGCATCGGCAATTGGTGCCCACCCAGTGCCCCGGAGACAGACTCTTCCAAGAGATCAAAACATGGCAACATTTCAAGGCGAGGTGCTTTGTGAAGGAGGGCATTCGCCACTGCGTTTAA